Proteins from a single region of Trichoplusia ni isolate ovarian cell line Hi5 chromosome 3, tn1, whole genome shotgun sequence:
- the LOC113491939 gene encoding uncharacterized protein LOC113491939, whose product MVRLSVLSFSSLLLGTLMFGTGLACYLKDLSLYEKDEAHNAILRVFIGSVVIVFVPIVYAVEQCLEFSIVRVEPEGGATRKRPGACIRQQSQNAPPPRLRRRHC is encoded by the exons ATGGTTAGACTTAG CGTGTTATCATTTTCTTCTCTATTACTTGGTACCCTTATGTTTGGAACTG GGTTGGCTTGCTATCTCAAAGACTTGAGTTTATACGAAAAAGATGAGGCACATAATGCAATCCTACGAGTTTTCATCGGCAGCGTGGTCATTGTATTCGTTCCTATCGTGTATG CTGTGGAGCAATGCCTGGAGTTCTCAATAGTGCGGGTTGAGCCGGAGGGCGGCGCGACCAGGAAGCGGCCGGGGGCGTGTATTCGGCAACAGTCGCAGAACGCGCCACCGCCGCGCCTGCGACGGAGACACTGCTAA